DNA from Paenibacillus sp. JQZ6Y-1:
CGACCGATGACGAGGTGCGGCAGGCAGCACAGCTGGCGAATGCAGATTCGTTTATCCAGCGCTTGCCGGATGGGTATGAGCAGGTGCTGAGCCGAGATGGCGGCGGCATCAGTCAAGGGCAGCGTCAATTGCTGACCATCGCCCGCGCGATGCTGGCTGATCCGGCGATCCTTGTGTTGGATGAAGCGACGAGCAGTATCGATACCGTCACGGAGATTCGGATTCAGGAAGGATTACAGCGTCTGATGGAGGGACGTACAAGTTTTGTCATTGCGCATCGACTGAATACGATCCGGTCAGCGAATCAGATTCTGGTGCTACAGGACGGACAGATTCTAGAGCATGGTTCGCATGATGAATTGCTGGAGCAGGGTGGCTTTTACAGTGAATTGTTCCACAGTCAGTTGAAGGTATCTTCTTAATAGCGATGAAAAAGACCTTTTCCGTTAGTGGAAAAGGTCTTTTTATGTATCCTGCGTATAAGGCTATGTTCTATTCATTGCTGTGTTTGCAAGATCTTTTGTTGCTAACGCGAAGTGCGATAGCGGTATGGGATATTATCGCTTGTTCAGGTCCAGTGGCTGGTGAGGCGGTTGTTGAGCTGGCGCGCTATGTTGTGTCTGGCGCGGTTCTGGTGGATTTTGACGAAGCCATTCCAATTGCTGTAGGATTTCCTGTTCTGCTTGCCCATTCAACTGACGAACCATGCGCGGAATCATAAACAGATCGACAATGATCCAGATCGATAGGGGTAATCCACCAATCAACATCGCGATCAATCCCACTATGGCTACAGTATCCGATGCATCCATTTCGGAACCGACGACGAGTACAATATAGCCAATCGCTGCTATAACAAACAAAATCAGCTGAATAATCGCAGTTGCAATCCGGCGCAGATAGAAGCGATGTACACCGAGATGTCCACCAATCAGCATGAGATACGCAAGTGCGAGTGACTTTTCTCGGGGGCGCATTTCCGAGTTAAGCAGCATCAATTCCTGCGGAGACAATTCGTATCGTGTCAACATCTCTTAGTAGTGATAATCCGACGAAATTGGTTTTTGAATCAAAATTTGATTGATGATATTGTTCTCCACATAGTCATTGCGCTCTTTGACCCATGTATGCAGCAGGAAGGCATCCACAATCCACCAGATTGTCGTTACAATGGTACCGACTAAGGTAAGACTCAGAATTAATTGTGTAACCGCTGTGCCAATTTTACCCATGTAGAAGCGGTGCCCGCCGAATATGCCGAGAAAGTACCACAGTACATAAGCAACCACCATGTTTTTGCCATACGTCTTTACTTCCGATTCCAACAGCATCAACTCGCGTGCATCAAGCTGGCTTTTACGCTGGAGATTGTAATTCATACCCATAATGCCAATATCCCTCAATTCCTAAAAGTAGTAGTGCTTTCCAATAGCAATAATAGTGTAACAAGAATGCCCATTTTAATCTACCGTGTTATACGTGCTGCGCTGGATTGTATGTCTTGTTTACCTATGCAAAATACCCAGCTTCTATTGAAGCCGGGTACTCTTGTTTCCTCTACTTATATGGAAAATGTAAGCTTGCAGCATCCAGATTCCATCGCATTTCCATAAGCTTCATTATTCTGTCGATTCGGTTGACCACTTACACCTCAACAACAAAGGTTTTGACAAAGGAAGGGCGTGGGAAGATCGACGGCTGCTGTACATCAATGCCTTCCTCGGTATGACGCTTACGATGCGCATGGCTATATGCCTGCGATTCCTGCCATGCTTTAAACTGCTCCTCACCATCCCACAGGGTCAAAATGACATACGTATCGTCATCTAGCGGACGCAGCACACGAATCCCGACAAAGCCCGGTTCTTCTTCCACTTTGCGCGCTCGATTCATAAATCGCTGCTCAAACGCGGAACGACCATCTGCTGTAACCGGAATGTTATTCAGCACGGCAAAGCCACCACCGACAATCCCACTACTATCCAGCACTTCATAGCTAAACGTATGCTCCGACCGAATATCGACCGGCAAAATCTCATCAATCTCCATCACATAGCGCGCATCGCCATCATGATGCAGTCGAATCACATCGGGCAAATGCGCCGCCTCGGGAAACTGCTCGTGGATATTGTGGGAGCTGATATACATGTACATGAACTATTCCTCCTCCATCATAAATAAACGGCATCCTCCGGCTGCCGCCGAACGTATCTATACTGTAGCATGAACCGGAGTCTCTATACTAATAACCCACCGGACACCGCTGTTGATTCACCCTGCGCCGGATTGTCTTAATAGTATGTGGGATTTTGAAGTGTGCTATACTATTGCACATCCGACCACTTGGTCGACGTGGAGTGAAGCGTTGGAGGAGGAAACTTATGAACTCAAGGTATTTGGCGAGTATTTCGCTTGCGGTAATGGCAGCCGGATTTATTGCGACGCTGTTTCTGCCGCAGACGACGCTCGTTTTGCTGATTCAGGGCGGCTTTGAAGCCGGGCTGGTCGGCGGGATTGCCGACTGGTTTGCGGTAACGGCGCTGTTCCGGCATCCGCTTGGATTGCCGATCCCGCATACATCCCTGTTAACCCGCAATCGGGAGAAGATTATCCGCTCGCTGATCTCGGCGATGGAGAATGAATTGCTCAACAAGGAAAGTATTGAAAATAAACTGCGCCAGTTCCAGCTGTTTCCTTTCGCGCTATCGGCGATTACTCGTCAGCTCGGCAAAAAGAAAATCCGGCGCGAAATGGTCAGTCTGGTCATTCCGACTGTCGAACGGCTTGATCTAGAGCCAATCGCCCGCTCCGTCTCATCGGGGTTGGTCGATTATATGCACAAAGCCAATTTACAGGCAGCTGGCAACAAGGTGCTAACCCATCTGCTGAACGAGCGATACGACGAGAAAACGCTAGACTATATGCTCAAGCAGGTGCATAACTGGGCAGCACGTCCACAAAACCGCGACAAGCTTGGCAAAATCGCCTTGGAGCAGCTAGAGAATATCAATCTAGGCGGATTCAAGGGCTTTGCGTTTCAAGCATTCGCTGGCATGATCAATGAAGATACGGTCGGCAGTATTTTGCAAAATGCACTGCTATCCGCTGTGGACAAT
Protein-coding regions in this window:
- a CDS encoding TM2 domain-containing protein, with translation MLTRYELSPQELMLLNSEMRPREKSLALAYLMLIGGHLGVHRFYLRRIATAIIQLILFVIAAIGYIVLVVGSEMDASDTVAIVGLIAMLIGGLPLSIWIIVDLFMIPRMVRQLNGQAEQEILQQLEWLRQNPPEPRQTQHSAPAQQPPHQPLDLNKR
- a CDS encoding TM2 domain-containing protein yields the protein MNYNLQRKSQLDARELMLLESEVKTYGKNMVVAYVLWYFLGIFGGHRFYMGKIGTAVTQLILSLTLVGTIVTTIWWIVDAFLLHTWVKERNDYVENNIINQILIQKPISSDYHY
- a CDS encoding antibiotic biosynthesis monooxygenase family protein is translated as MYMYISSHNIHEQFPEAAHLPDVIRLHHDGDARYVMEIDEILPVDIRSEHTFSYEVLDSSGIVGGGFAVLNNIPVTADGRSAFEQRFMNRARKVEEEPGFVGIRVLRPLDDDTYVILTLWDGEEQFKAWQESQAYSHAHRKRHTEEGIDVQQPSIFPRPSFVKTFVVEV
- a CDS encoding DUF445 domain-containing protein — protein: MNSRYLASISLAVMAAGFIATLFLPQTTLVLLIQGGFEAGLVGGIADWFAVTALFRHPLGLPIPHTSLLTRNREKIIRSLISAMENELLNKESIENKLRQFQLFPFALSAITRQLGKKKIRREMVSLVIPTVERLDLEPIARSVSSGLVDYMHKANLQAAGNKVLTHLLNERYDEKTLDYMLKQVHNWAARPQNRDKLGKIALEQLENINLGGFKGFAFQAFAGMINEDTVGSILQNALLSAVDNLQHSDNEYRESLLRELRIQMFQVVDDEETWSKVKNWADELLQGEAAQAFIMERLEEIRGMAVNMLIRERDTGGKHLFKMYRSLIRELGRDPEKVHAWEERLRSGIISAVSRNHYRLGQLVKENLDQMDNETLVHMLEEKVGQDLQWIRVNGALCGFIVGLILSAIHLFLV